A single region of the Vicia villosa cultivar HV-30 ecotype Madison, WI linkage group LG4, Vvil1.0, whole genome shotgun sequence genome encodes:
- the LOC131597831 gene encoding uncharacterized protein LOC131597831, whose translation MDIPVDTVKEAKRHTHTYSFFREPLTALEGLSLLMTAFCLKNFTDNYGNILTLLETVVDTPALQTLMQFYHPEMRCFTFQDYQLAPTLEEYSIILNLKIKDEVPFIDVPKEVNFKSIAAALYLSIKEVSDDWKSSGGVSGFSLKFLVRKAKEEFEKKNWNAYNALLAVAIYGIVMFPNVPNFVDSAPVHIFIGKNPIPTLLADTYYVVHSRYEKSGGAITCCLQLLFIWFLSLLPSKGPFVKTRETLK comes from the coding sequence ATGGACATTCCCGTTGATACTGTCAAAGAAGCAAAGAGACATACGCACACCTACAGTTTCTTCCGAGAGCCGTTGACCgccttggagggtttgagtttgttAATGACCGCTTTCTGCTTGAAGAATTTCACAGACAATTATGGGAATATTTTGACTTTGTTGGAAACCGTGGTTGATACTCCTGCTTTGCAAACTTTGATGCAATTCTATCATCCTGAGATGAGGTGTTTCACGTTCCAGGATTACCAGTTGGCTCCGACATTGGAAGAGTACTCTATCATTCTAAATCTCAAGATAAAAGACGAAGTGCCATTCATCGACGTTCCTAAAGAAGTGAATTTCAAGTCGATCGctgctgctctttatttgagcataaaagAAGTATCTGATGATTGGAAGTCGAGTGGAGGTGTCTCGGGGTTCTCTTTGAAATTCTTAGTGAGAAAAGCTAAAGAAGAATTTGAGAAAAAGAATTGGAACGCGTACAATGCATTGCTTGCTGTGGCTATTTACGGGATTGTGATGTTCCCGAATGTTCCCAATTTTGTAGACTCGGCCCCGGTACACATCTTCATAGGAAAGAATCCTATTCCTACATTGTTGGCTGATACCTATTATGTCGTTCATTCCCGATATGAGAAAAGTGGCGGTGCTATCACTTgttgccttcaattgttgttcatcTGGTTCCTCTCTCTGTTGCCAAGCAAAGGACCTTTTGTGAAGACAAGGGAGACACTCAAGTGA